The Marinitoga sp. 1197 genome contains a region encoding:
- a CDS encoding IS110 family transposase: MVAGIDVGKKAHYVSINQKIKRFSTKDPNKLKKYLKEKGIKDVILEPTGVYSIPLIEKLYKEFNVYVVPTYLISKYKGNKSQKNDEIDAKILEMYYYTKEKQFIKYKVDRKYIIAKRLNLMMSERESLVKAKTREINRLREELYVTDENTQDLTKSKLIKYALNTENSLLILRAKRIQNLEESKMLLEKKIKEYIEKHRFIKEQIRIIMTIPKFSYFDACIIISKIIDVKRFKTVKEFKKFLGFGVTKEESGTSIKKTKKIISHKVFKAKMYMFIIRHMQKSGDNNIKRAIYYYKYKYNNHFKAVMKVAAKIIIRIYYLLKNLKKYDPAIEYIDRKTLILVREIIEIENNKITNKKTKKYKNNEKILKALKGNLIIYTN; the protein is encoded by the coding sequence GTGGTAGCAGGAATTGACGTAGGGAAAAAAGCGCATTATGTAAGTATAAACCAAAAAATCAAAAGATTTTCAACAAAAGATCCAAACAAGCTAAAGAAATACTTAAAAGAAAAAGGCATAAAAGATGTAATATTGGAACCCACAGGAGTATACTCGATACCGCTAATAGAAAAATTATATAAAGAATTTAATGTATATGTAGTACCAACATATCTAATATCGAAATACAAAGGGAACAAATCACAAAAAAACGATGAAATAGATGCAAAAATACTTGAAATGTATTATTATACTAAAGAAAAACAATTTATAAAATACAAAGTTGACAGAAAATATATAATAGCGAAAAGATTAAACTTAATGATGTCAGAAAGGGAAAGTTTAGTAAAAGCAAAAACCAGAGAAATAAACAGGTTAAGAGAAGAATTATACGTAACAGACGAAAACACACAGGATTTAACAAAATCGAAATTAATAAAATATGCATTAAATACAGAAAACAGCTTATTAATTTTAAGAGCGAAAAGAATACAGAATTTAGAAGAATCAAAAATGTTATTAGAAAAAAAGATCAAAGAATACATAGAGAAACACAGATTTATAAAAGAACAAATAAGAATAATAATGACAATACCTAAATTCTCATATTTTGATGCATGTATAATAATATCAAAAATAATAGACGTAAAAAGATTTAAAACAGTAAAAGAATTCAAAAAATTTTTAGGTTTTGGAGTAACAAAAGAAGAATCAGGAACGAGCATAAAAAAGACGAAAAAAATAATATCCCACAAAGTATTTAAAGCAAAAATGTATATGTTTATAATAAGGCACATGCAAAAAAGCGGGGATAATAACATAAAAAGAGCAATATACTATTACAAATACAAATACAACAATCACTTCAAAGCAGTAATGAAAGTAGCGGCAAAAATAATAATACGCATATATTATCTATTAAAAAACTTAAAAAAATACGATCCAGCAATAGAATACATTGACAGAAAAACATTAATATTAGTAAGAGAAATAATAGAAATAGAAAACAACAAAATAACAAACAAAAAAACTAAAAAGTATAAAAACAACGAAAAAATACTAAAAGCATTAAAAGGAAATTTAATAATATATACAAATTAA
- a CDS encoding ADP-ribosylglycohydrolase family protein: protein MNNLKDRFAGALFGLIVGNALGAPYKNIDVEHIKDFSSGGVYNLNAGEWTDSASMALCLAESLIEDGFDLKSQMRKYIKWIDEGYISSKNKAFGIDNQTMEALVYYENNNSFVEITEKDSNKPLARLAPVPMYFKNSFKDAIYYSGQSAYTTHNNIFTIHSCKLFGGILHQAINGKDKQFLMDEVHKHMDLIYDVKLRIVDIKYKSESQIISSSTSLDSLEIALWSFYNTDNFKDAVLTAINFKGDTDTIGAIIGQLAGAYYGFNEIPKLWVLKIAKKDLIIDTIKRLYNKISR, encoded by the coding sequence GTGAATAATTTAAAGGATAGATTTGCAGGTGCGTTATTTGGATTGATTGTCGGAAATGCTTTAGGGGCTCCCTATAAAAATATAGATGTAGAACATATAAAGGATTTTTCGAGTGGTGGAGTATATAATTTAAATGCAGGTGAATGGACTGATAGTGCTTCAATGGCTTTGTGCCTTGCAGAAAGCTTAATTGAAGATGGGTTTGATTTGAAAAGTCAGATGAGAAAATATATAAAATGGATAGATGAAGGTTACATATCATCAAAAAATAAGGCATTTGGTATAGATAACCAGACAATGGAAGCTCTTGTATATTATGAAAATAATAATTCTTTTGTTGAAATTACAGAAAAGGATTCCAATAAACCATTGGCAAGGTTAGCGCCTGTTCCAATGTATTTTAAAAATTCATTTAAAGATGCTATATATTATTCTGGACAAAGTGCCTATACAACCCATAATAATATATTTACAATACATTCTTGCAAATTGTTTGGAGGAATATTACATCAGGCTATTAATGGAAAAGATAAACAATTTTTGATGGATGAAGTGCATAAGCATATGGATTTGATATATGATGTTAAGTTGAGAATCGTTGATATTAAATATAAAAGTGAAAGCCAGATAATATCTTCCTCAACATCTCTTGATTCGCTTGAAATTGCATTATGGTCTTTTTATAATACAGATAATTTTAAAGATGCTGTTTTAACAGCTATAAATTTTAAAGGAGATACTGATACTATTGGGGCAATAATAGGTCAATTAGCAGGAGCGTATTATGGATTTAATGAAATTCCAAAATTATGGGTATTAAAGATTGCGAAAAAAGATTTGATTATAGATACAATAAAAAGATTATATAATAAAATCTCCCGTTGA
- a CDS encoding aminopeptidase, whose protein sequence is MEKLMEKYAELLVKVGINVQKGQRVFLRSTIDAVDFTRIVAKKAYEAGAKEVYTVYSDEYMLFLKLKYANDELLNEFHQWEVDMAKYFCDEKGAFLSIIGSDPDILKTIDPQKIGQYSKTRQTAMKDVSKVIMADKVSWSIGAVPSKKWAEKVFPNSDNPIQELWNAILKTVRVNENEDPVQLWNKHLNNLKEKTKYLNNKQYDYLRYEGPGTDLTVGLPKNHKWLGGAQKNEDGIIFLPNIPTEEVFTAPHKDKVNGYVRNSKPLVYGGNVIDGFTMEFKDGKIVKVTAEKGEDILKQAISLDEGASYLGEVALVPVDSPIYQLNVVFYNTLFDENAASHFAFGRAYSTCVENGENMNEEELKTVGLNNSITHVDFMIGNEEMNVYGIKNGKEELIMKSGKWVI, encoded by the coding sequence ATGGAAAAATTAATGGAAAAATACGCTGAACTTTTAGTAAAAGTGGGAATTAATGTACAGAAAGGGCAAAGAGTTTTTTTAAGATCTACTATAGATGCTGTAGATTTCACGCGAATAGTTGCAAAAAAAGCTTACGAAGCTGGAGCAAAAGAAGTATATACAGTATATAGCGATGAATATATGTTATTTTTAAAATTAAAATATGCTAATGATGAGTTGTTAAATGAATTTCATCAATGGGAAGTAGATATGGCAAAATATTTTTGTGATGAAAAAGGTGCATTTTTAAGTATTATAGGTTCCGATCCTGATATATTAAAAACAATTGATCCACAAAAAATTGGGCAATATTCCAAAACAAGGCAAACTGCTATGAAGGATGTATCAAAAGTTATAATGGCCGACAAAGTTTCATGGTCAATTGGTGCTGTTCCTTCAAAAAAATGGGCAGAAAAAGTATTTCCTAATTCTGATAACCCTATACAAGAATTATGGAATGCAATATTAAAAACCGTTAGAGTTAATGAAAATGAAGATCCAGTTCAATTATGGAATAAACATTTAAATAATTTAAAAGAAAAAACAAAATATTTAAATAATAAACAATATGATTATTTAAGATATGAAGGCCCTGGTACTGATTTAACTGTAGGATTACCAAAAAATCACAAATGGTTAGGCGGTGCCCAAAAAAATGAAGATGGAATTATTTTCCTTCCAAATATTCCAACCGAGGAAGTATTTACAGCACCTCATAAAGATAAAGTAAACGGATATGTTAGAAATAGCAAACCATTGGTATACGGTGGGAACGTAATCGATGGTTTTACAATGGAATTTAAAGATGGAAAAATTGTTAAAGTAACAGCAGAAAAAGGTGAAGATATATTAAAACAAGCTATATCTTTAGATGAAGGCGCTAGTTATCTTGGAGAAGTTGCTTTAGTTCCTGTTGATTCTCCAATCTATCAATTGAATGTAGTATTTTACAATACATTATTTGATGAAAATGCTGCTTCACATTTTGCTTTTGGAAGAGCGTATTCTACGTGTGTTGAAAATGGTGAAAATATGAATGAAGAAGAATTAAAAACTGTTGGTTTAAATAATAGCATTACACATGTTGATTTTATGATTGGAAATGAAGAGATGAATGTATACGGTATAAAAAATGGAAAAGAAGAGTTAATTATGAAAAGTGGAAAATGGGTAATATAA